A genomic region of Phragmites australis chromosome 2, lpPhrAust1.1, whole genome shotgun sequence contains the following coding sequences:
- the LOC133909642 gene encoding uncharacterized protein LOC133909642 produces the protein MGFSCVSSLAAKVFPKKPPSSSMNEPDDGIVKKQQEKQQHQEKQGVKKDEGKKKKKKSNLDRAASTTPYFPFHSRPGLL, from the coding sequence ATGGGCTTCTCCTGCGTGTCATCGCTCGCTGCCAAGGTGTTCCCCAAGAAGCCGCCCTCTTCTTCCATGAACGAGCCTGATGATGGTATCGTCAAGAAGCAACAAGAGAAGCAGCAGCACCAGGAGAAGCAAGGTGTGAAGAAAGacgaggggaagaagaagaagaagaagagcaaccTTGATCGGGCTGCCTCGACGACGCCCTACTTCCCCTTCCATTCTAGGCCCGGACTCCTGTAG